From the Lactobacillus johnsonii genome, the window AGCCTTAATCGATCATCCTGATTTGCTGTTTTTGGATGAGCCAACCACTGGACTTGATTTACAGACAAGATTGGTAATTTGGAATTTACTCCAAAAATTGCAGAAAGAACAGGGGTTAACGATTTTCTTAACTACGCATTATCTTGAAGAAGCAGAAAATGCCGATCAAATGTACATCTTAGAGAACGGTAATATTTTAGCCAAAGGATCTGCAAGTCAAATTAAGGCCAAATATGCACCAACTAAATTGATAGTGAAGATGAAAGATGCTAAACAGCCGCTTCATTCTCAAATTCTTAAAGACAATAAATTTGAGCTAGATGATCTAGATTCAAATCAAGCAATTGATTTTCTAACAAAAAATAAAGTTAAAATTGCAGATTTTGAATATCACCAAGGCTCAATTAATGATGCATTTATCAAGATTACAGGAAAGGAACTTCAATAATGTTTGCTTTAGTTCAACGAAATATCAAGATTTATTTTTCTAACATCCCTGGCGTAATTATGTCATGCTTTGGAGCATTAATTTCATTCTTTATCTATGTAGGATTTTTACAGAAAAATTTAGAAAGCTCCTGGCCTCAAATTGCAAATGTCAAGCAAATGCTTGATTTATGGATGATGGCAGGAATTGTAGCAATTGCAGGGATTACAACTTCTTTTCAAGCACTAGGTCAATTAGTCAAAGATCGAGAAACGCGCACTGCTGATGATATGTGTTTGACTGATCTTTCTCTTTCAGAGCAAAATTTGGCCTATGTTTTGTCTAGTTCAATCATCAGTTTCTTAATGCAAATCATTACATTTGTGGTGATGGATGTTTACTTTACAGCTGTTGATAAAATTAATATCTCACTTGAAAATAGCTTATTAGCGTTAATTTTTATGGCATTAGGAGCAGTTGGAGCAACACTGCTCAATGAAATAATTGTGCTCTTTATTCATTCTTCAACTACGTTTAGTCGTTTATCGGCAGTCATCGGGGCAATCGCTGGATTTGCTGTCGCTACGTATCTTCCTTATGGAACTTTGTCTTCTACGGCGCAAACTTTGGTAAAATTAGTCCCAAGTAGTTATGAAGCTTCTGCTTTGAGAAGTTTATTTTTAAATAAAATTAGCGAAAATCAAATGCCAGCGAGTGTAAGAAGTACGATGGTTAACTATTTAGGAATTCATTTCAAAATTAATAGCTATCAGCTAACGCGTGCAGATACAGGCTATGTGATGATTGGAATGATTTTAATTTTAAGCCTAGTGATTATTCTTGCTTCACTGGCAATAGGAAAGAGAAAAATTCAAGTTGAAGGTTAAGTTTCAAAAAGATCCATCTTTGGAGGATGAGATAGAGGTTGAAGTTAGAGCAAGTGCAGAAAGTGGCACAGTTAAGCGACTGGTCAGTTACCTAAATAAATTTGGTAAAAGAGATCGAAATCTTTTACCTGTGAAAACGAGTGACCGGATAGTTACTGTTAAAAGGGATGAGTTGATTAAAGTTGAAGTTCAGGGCACCAGCCTAACTTATTACACCTTGAGCGAAGTAGTAAAAACAACTGGGCGATTGTACCAAGTTTTGGAAAACCTGAATGAAGATTTTGTGCAAGTTTCACGTCATTCTGTCATTAATTTGAATTATTTAGAATCATTAGAGAGTGGTTTTGCAGGAAACATGGTTGCGATTTTAGCTGAAGGATTGAAGACTGAGGTCTCTCGTCGTTATTTGCCAGATTTAGAAAGAGAGCTGGGACTGTAAAATGAAATGGTTTGGAAAATGCATAGATTATTTTTTCACAGGAATGGGATTTGGCGCAATTTGCTACGTATGTATTATGACTTTTCTTTATCCTGGAGTGGGTTTGACTGTTAAAGAAACGGTTTCGGTTCTTGGAATTTCTGGAATAATTGGTTTTCTATCGATGATTTTTAAAACTGATTTACCAATGAGTGCAGCTTTTGCGATTCATTTTATAGGTACTTTTATTTTATTCATGTTGATGGCTACTATTAATCACTGGGTAATTAATATAAGTAGTATCGTAATGTTCATTCTTATGTATGTTGTGATTTGGCTCATTTGCCTTTTGGAACAAAAAAAGACAGTAAACCGAATCAATGATAGGATTAAGAAAAGAAATCTAAAATAGAAAACCTAACTGCGAGGAAAACAGATGACATTAAATATTCGTACTGTAAAAATGGATGACTTAGATGCAATTGTTGAACTTGAATCAAGTGCTTTTCATATGTCAGAGGAAATGACGCGTAAAGATATGATCGGCCGAATTGAAAATTATCCAGATACTTTTTTAGTTGCGGAAGTTGATGGCAAAGTAGTAGGGCACGTTTTTGGTCCAGTAAGTAAAGATCGCTATATTAAAGATGAGCTGT encodes:
- a CDS encoding ABC transporter ATP-binding protein, whose protein sequence is MLIETYSLTKKYGKKLALNKVNLKIDRGQLVAYLGTNGAGKSTTINILTGLLKPTSGTIKYAPNLKIGVVFQDSVLDDNLTVKDNLYLRAKMYKTFSKDWLKQLIELIGIKKFLNQKYGTLSGGQRRRVDIARALIDHPDLLFLDEPTTGLDLQTRLVIWNLLQKLQKEQGLTIFLTTHYLEEAENADQMYILENGNILAKGSASQIKAKYAPTKLIVKMKDAKQPLHSQILKDNKFELDDLDSNQAIDFLTKNKVKIADFEYHQGSINDAFIKITGKELQ
- a CDS encoding ABC transporter permease; this translates as MFALVQRNIKIYFSNIPGVIMSCFGALISFFIYVGFLQKNLESSWPQIANVKQMLDLWMMAGIVAIAGITTSFQALGQLVKDRETRTADDMCLTDLSLSEQNLAYVLSSSIISFLMQIITFVVMDVYFTAVDKINISLENSLLALIFMALGAVGATLLNEIIVLFIHSSTTFSRLSAVIGAIAGFAVATYLPYGTLSSTAQTLVKLVPSSYEASALRSLFLNKISENQMPASVRSTMVNYLGIHFKINSYQLTRADTGYVMIGMILILSLVIILASLAIGKRKIQVEG
- a CDS encoding LytTR family DNA-binding domain-containing protein, translating into MKVKFQKDPSLEDEIEVEVRASAESGTVKRLVSYLNKFGKRDRNLLPVKTSDRIVTVKRDELIKVEVQGTSLTYYTLSEVVKTTGRLYQVLENLNEDFVQVSRHSVINLNYLESLESGFAGNMVAILAEGLKTEVSRRYLPDLERELGL
- a CDS encoding DUF3021 domain-containing protein, translated to MKWFGKCIDYFFTGMGFGAICYVCIMTFLYPGVGLTVKETVSVLGISGIIGFLSMIFKTDLPMSAAFAIHFIGTFILFMLMATINHWVINISSIVMFILMYVVIWLICLLEQKKTVNRINDRIKKRNLK